Proteins encoded in a region of the Isosphaeraceae bacterium EP7 genome:
- a CDS encoding prolyl oligopeptidase family serine peptidase: protein MSIDFRCEWCGKKYRVEDSHAGKTTDCKKCEQEIRIPTLMELGRDEPAADFGYDLDEPAPAATPAPAPGPSRAPAGWATRPGPGQAASGGTSPGSFRPAPNPGRTSLDDSKGSALLKKAAMGLVVLALIGARVYFRFNRGGNRPARFNVNGPMQQGRQDFPPMPGAAPPMPVDAEGPVQPMSVEQMLMKANLANAANTEYPLPRFDPPGPGREIAPGVIFREVRLGNGPAKDSGPGLTGKLWVYLPAGDHADRSLPCVFIAPAGSNLVTGNDLGDDPGRGHPEHVPYVNAGYAVVAYELDGAATENEGEGNLQFVTNAVVFLRARAGLVNAHVALEYALAQIPQVDPGRLYAAGHSSAGTMALLLAENEPRIRACAAYAPCVDVAGRLGPGIVDTLTRASLGDLFQRYSPAAGESKLTCPLFLFHALDDTNVPAAETEAFAERRKAAGEPVTLVTVPTGDHYTPMIEEGIPKAIEWFKGLP, encoded by the coding sequence ATGAGCATCGACTTCCGTTGTGAGTGGTGCGGCAAGAAATATCGGGTCGAGGACTCTCACGCGGGCAAGACCACCGACTGCAAGAAGTGCGAGCAGGAGATACGCATCCCGACCCTGATGGAGCTGGGGCGCGACGAGCCGGCGGCCGACTTCGGCTACGACCTGGATGAACCCGCCCCCGCCGCCACTCCCGCTCCCGCACCCGGCCCGTCCAGGGCGCCGGCCGGCTGGGCGACGCGGCCCGGACCGGGACAGGCGGCGTCGGGAGGCACCTCGCCCGGGTCGTTCCGCCCCGCCCCCAATCCGGGCCGGACCAGCCTGGACGACTCGAAGGGCTCCGCATTGCTGAAGAAGGCGGCGATGGGCCTGGTCGTCCTCGCCTTGATCGGCGCCCGGGTCTATTTCAGGTTCAACCGCGGGGGGAACCGCCCCGCCCGGTTCAACGTCAACGGCCCGATGCAGCAGGGGCGGCAGGACTTTCCGCCGATGCCCGGCGCCGCCCCCCCGATGCCCGTCGACGCCGAGGGCCCGGTGCAGCCGATGTCCGTCGAACAGATGCTGATGAAGGCCAACCTGGCCAACGCCGCCAACACCGAGTACCCCCTGCCCCGCTTCGACCCGCCCGGCCCCGGTCGCGAGATTGCGCCCGGGGTCATCTTCCGCGAAGTCCGCCTGGGCAACGGACCTGCGAAGGACTCGGGGCCTGGCCTGACCGGCAAGCTCTGGGTCTACCTGCCCGCCGGCGATCATGCCGACCGATCACTGCCGTGCGTCTTCATCGCCCCGGCCGGCAGCAACCTCGTGACGGGCAACGACCTGGGCGACGACCCAGGCCGGGGCCACCCCGAGCATGTCCCTTATGTGAACGCGGGGTACGCCGTGGTGGCCTATGAGCTGGACGGCGCCGCGACCGAGAACGAGGGCGAGGGCAACCTCCAGTTCGTGACCAACGCCGTCGTGTTCCTGCGAGCCCGCGCGGGCCTGGTCAATGCGCACGTGGCGCTGGAATATGCCCTGGCGCAGATCCCGCAGGTCGACCCGGGCCGCCTGTATGCGGCCGGCCACAGCTCGGCCGGGACGATGGCCCTGCTCCTCGCCGAGAACGAGCCCCGCATCCGAGCCTGCGCCGCCTACGCCCCGTGCGTCGACGTGGCCGGCCGCCTGGGCCCCGGGATCGTCGACACCCTCACCAGGGCGAGCCTGGGCGACCTCTTCCAGCGCTACTCACCCGCCGCCGGCGAATCGAAGCTCACCTGCCCCCTGTTCCTCTTCCACGCCCTGGACGACACCAACGTCCCCGCCGCCGAGACCGAGGCCTTCGCCGAGCGTCGCAAGGCCGCCGGAGAGCCCGTCACCCTCGTCACCGTCCCCACCGGCGACCACTACACGCCGATGATCGAAGAGGGGATTCCGAAGGCGATCGAGTGGTTCAAGGGTCTGCCCTGA
- a CDS encoding NAD(P)/FAD-dependent oxidoreductase, which produces MYDVAIIGGGIAGMATAARLQASGLSTVVLEAHGQPGGCAGFYRRKGFSFDVGATTLVDFGPGGVGAELLESVGMEPIEGELLPGYVAWLPDRTVTLHRDPATWSLERLRMLGDTPAHRSFWRLLDRLADVFWRASRRGVRLPIRGLPDVARAASAIGPGGLPLVRYLSWTLTDALRAYGLEGDRALVGLLGMLVEDTVHSSVAEAPLINAALGITIRGAGLTRARGGMRGFWQGLIAGYRHLGGDLRVGCPVDRVEGHKGSYRVSTRRGVIEADQVVAAVPATLAARLGPGPVSEALAPYLRRDVAALGGAVVVFLGVPEAEVAGQEFTHHQLLQDYSRPLGDGNNMFISVSAAGDTDSAPEGSRVVMISTHCDLGSWEGLSPETYRTRKREIGERLIALAGRVYPGLGRDAVVCEVATPRTYERFTGRPRGAVGGARQTLGNTNQHALANNPGVPGYWLVGDSTWPGLGTVACCLGSRHVAEGVLAGVIRRRPSLHSRTARGRGAAYAGLDTR; this is translated from the coding sequence ATGTACGACGTGGCGATCATTGGCGGAGGGATCGCCGGGATGGCGACGGCGGCGCGGCTCCAGGCGTCTGGGCTCTCGACGGTCGTCCTCGAAGCGCACGGACAACCGGGCGGCTGCGCCGGCTTCTACCGGCGCAAGGGCTTCTCCTTCGATGTGGGGGCTACCACGCTCGTCGACTTCGGCCCCGGCGGCGTCGGTGCTGAATTGCTCGAGAGCGTCGGGATGGAGCCGATCGAGGGCGAGCTTCTGCCCGGCTACGTCGCCTGGCTGCCCGACCGCACGGTGACGCTGCATCGAGACCCGGCCACATGGTCCCTGGAGCGGCTCCGTATGCTCGGCGATACGCCGGCTCATCGCTCGTTCTGGCGGCTCCTCGACCGACTGGCGGACGTGTTCTGGCGAGCCAGTCGGCGCGGGGTCAGGCTGCCGATTCGCGGCTTGCCCGATGTGGCCCGCGCCGCGAGTGCGATTGGACCCGGCGGATTGCCCCTGGTTCGCTACCTGAGCTGGACGCTGACCGATGCGCTCCGGGCGTACGGCCTTGAGGGCGATCGGGCGCTGGTCGGCCTGCTGGGGATGCTCGTCGAGGATACGGTCCATAGCTCGGTGGCCGAGGCGCCACTGATCAACGCTGCGCTGGGGATCACGATCCGAGGCGCCGGCCTGACGCGGGCCAGAGGCGGAATGCGTGGGTTCTGGCAGGGCCTGATCGCAGGCTACCGCCACCTCGGCGGAGACTTACGAGTCGGCTGCCCGGTCGATCGGGTCGAAGGACATAAGGGTTCCTATCGTGTCTCGACCCGTCGCGGCGTCATCGAGGCCGATCAGGTTGTCGCCGCCGTCCCCGCGACCCTGGCGGCCAGGCTGGGTCCCGGACCGGTCTCGGAGGCGCTGGCGCCTTACCTTCGCCGCGATGTGGCAGCGCTGGGCGGGGCCGTGGTCGTCTTCCTCGGCGTCCCCGAGGCCGAGGTGGCAGGCCAGGAGTTCACCCACCATCAACTCTTGCAGGACTACTCCCGCCCGCTGGGCGACGGGAACAACATGTTCATCTCCGTATCCGCCGCGGGTGACACCGACAGTGCCCCGGAAGGGTCTCGCGTCGTGATGATCTCGACGCACTGCGATCTGGGGTCATGGGAAGGCCTCTCGCCCGAAACCTACCGGACGCGCAAGCGCGAGATCGGCGAGCGTCTCATCGCTCTCGCCGGGCGAGTCTATCCCGGGTTGGGCCGGGACGCCGTCGTCTGCGAGGTCGCCACTCCCAGGACTTACGAGCGGTTCACCGGGAGGCCGCGAGGCGCAGTGGGGGGCGCGCGGCAGACCCTCGGTAACACAAACCAACACGCCCTCGCGAACAATCCAGGCGTGCCCGGCTACTGGCTGGTGGGGGATAGCACCTGGCCAGGCCTGGGGACCGTCGCCTGCTGCCTGGGCAGTCGCCACGTCGCCGAGGGCGTGCTGGCGGGCGTGATCCGCCGCCGTCCCTCTCTCCATTCCAGGACCGCCCGGGGCCGAGGAGCCGCATATGCCGGCCTCGACACACGCTGA
- a CDS encoding ThuA domain-containing protein has product MDRNEDRRGFLRASAVAAASALVPGLDLAGGKALGSGAEPAVRVVVWDERQPAQKAAYENFLGNRIADHLRAQPGLSVRSVALDDPEQGLSDESLADCDVLIWWGHVRQAEVTPETGKRIVGRILAGQLSLIAVHSAHWSTPFVEAMNERTRRDAERTHRGQDGGKVEIRYLPPQPRYAPPKRDDRPTPYASIRKFPDGREEVEVRLPNCCFPAYRNDGKPSTLNVTKPSHPIVRGIPRTFELPQTEMYDEPFHVPEPDELILEERWAAGEWFRSGMVWNLGKGRVFYFRPGHETYPIYKQPLPLQILTNAVRWLGHP; this is encoded by the coding sequence ATGGATAGGAACGAGGATCGACGGGGATTCCTCAGGGCTTCGGCAGTCGCCGCCGCATCGGCGTTGGTCCCGGGCCTGGATCTCGCCGGGGGCAAGGCCCTGGGTAGTGGGGCTGAGCCGGCGGTCCGCGTCGTCGTCTGGGACGAACGGCAGCCGGCGCAGAAGGCCGCCTATGAGAACTTCCTCGGCAACCGGATCGCCGATCATCTGCGGGCCCAGCCCGGGCTCTCGGTCAGGTCAGTCGCGCTCGATGATCCCGAGCAAGGGCTCTCGGACGAGAGCCTGGCCGATTGCGATGTCCTGATTTGGTGGGGGCATGTCCGCCAGGCCGAGGTGACGCCGGAGACGGGCAAACGGATCGTCGGACGCATCCTGGCGGGCCAGCTCTCGCTGATCGCGGTGCACTCGGCGCACTGGTCCACCCCGTTCGTCGAGGCGATGAACGAGCGGACCCGGAGGGACGCCGAGCGGACTCATCGCGGCCAGGACGGGGGAAAGGTGGAGATCCGCTACCTGCCGCCCCAGCCGAGGTATGCGCCGCCCAAACGCGACGACAGGCCGACGCCATATGCGTCGATCCGCAAGTTTCCCGACGGCCGCGAGGAGGTCGAGGTCCGCCTGCCCAATTGCTGCTTCCCCGCCTACCGGAACGACGGCAAGCCGAGCACCCTGAACGTCACCAAACCCAGCCACCCGATTGTCCGAGGCATCCCCCGCACATTCGAGCTGCCCCAGACCGAGATGTATGACGAGCCCTTCCACGTCCCCGAGCCCGACGAGCTCATCCTGGAGGAGCGCTGGGCCGCGGGCGAGTGGTTCCGCAGCGGCATGGTCTGGAACCTGGGCAAGGGCCGCGTCTTCTACTTCCGCCCCGGCCACGAGACCTACCCGATCTACAAGCAGCCTCTCCCGCTGCAAATCCTCACCAACGCGGTCCGCTGGCTTGGTCACCCGTAG
- a CDS encoding fatty acid desaturase: MPASTHADPELPSLEAIGGDLLMSTPSQRRLALARPFVCLAGYALAAYIGLWWLAPFLVFLVFVAVVNVTHDVVHGSLGLSRRQTEWALFATGAVLLESGHAYRATHLRHHRVFPGPDDPEGAPARMSLLESILWGPLFLPRLWCWAYARSRPGGATRRWLVAEAAWALAVPAAGLWLLPRTPAVLAYASLVIVGSWVYPLLTVHLPHRHYGDTPLTQTHTLRGRIVPALFLELTYHLEHHLYPEVPSHNLPDLSWRLDPLLRRAGVRPRRVP, translated from the coding sequence ATGCCGGCCTCGACACACGCTGACCCGGAGTTGCCCAGCCTGGAGGCGATCGGCGGGGACCTCCTCATGTCGACACCCTCGCAGCGGCGTCTCGCCCTGGCCAGGCCATTCGTCTGCCTCGCCGGGTACGCGCTGGCGGCCTACATCGGCCTTTGGTGGCTGGCCCCCTTCCTCGTGTTCTTGGTCTTCGTGGCCGTGGTAAACGTGACGCACGACGTTGTCCATGGGTCGCTAGGCCTCTCGCGGCGGCAAACCGAGTGGGCCCTGTTCGCCACGGGTGCCGTCTTGCTGGAGAGCGGCCATGCTTATCGAGCCACCCATCTGCGACACCACCGCGTGTTCCCCGGGCCCGACGACCCGGAGGGCGCCCCTGCACGGATGAGCCTGCTCGAATCGATCCTCTGGGGGCCGCTGTTCTTGCCCAGGCTCTGGTGCTGGGCCTACGCCCGCAGCCGGCCGGGAGGCGCGACGAGGCGATGGCTGGTCGCCGAGGCGGCCTGGGCCCTCGCCGTCCCGGCCGCCGGTCTCTGGCTCCTGCCCCGGACGCCGGCCGTGCTGGCGTACGCCAGCCTGGTAATCGTCGGCAGTTGGGTCTATCCGCTCCTGACAGTCCACCTGCCGCACCGACACTATGGAGACACGCCTCTGACGCAGACACATACCCTGAGAGGGCGGATCGTCCCTGCGTTGTTCCTGGAGCTGACGTATCACCTCGAACACCACCTGTACCCCGAAGTGCCCAGCCACAACCTGCCCGACCTGTCCTGGAGGCTGGACCCGCTGCTACGTCGGGCCGGCGTCAGGCCACGACGCGTCCCATGA